In a single window of the Metopolophium dirhodum isolate CAU chromosome 2, ASM1992520v1, whole genome shotgun sequence genome:
- the LOC132939488 gene encoding fasciculation and elongation protein zeta-2, which yields MLDMMNKMAELKFEAPLAQFEESDEWTKMIDDDSPLQQSAKHNLHNHHHHHQGNSQLTSGGGVRDADEEQLDNMLSNSSRALEPANKSSCTQCGANNNNVGVEVTTSDTDNFGETFSGSLEDLVHTFDDKITRCFCDYEESVEKLAPVQIRTQEEIMNECQMWWTITGNFGNILPIDWSKSYARKVQLPVLNLNNNIQDESSDDLSSEDEAVSNDLDLHTLILSGPSADIEPPTADEVIREIDDIMEEGTSNECTPDSEHPKEVHSPLLEEKLKTLNVSQLNEVYMELELLIRDYSETLITELALRDELEFEKELKNSFISLLLAVQNRRRQYHVEKKRNSRAGNTNKNVTNEPKYLTTVIPYHLDSGPLSNQALQVLIKILKAINEDSPTVPTLLTDYILKVLCPT from the exons ATGCTGGATATGATGAACAAAATGGCCGAACTCAAGTTCGAAGCGCCGCTGGCGCAGTTCGAAGAGTCGGACGAGTGGACTAAAATGATTGACGACGACTCGCCGCTGCAGCAGTCGGCCAAACACAACCTTCACAAtcaccatcatcatcatcagGGAAACAGTCAGCTGACTTCGGGTGGTGGCGTACGCGACGCGGATGAGGAGCAACTGGACAACATGCTGAGCAACAGCAGCAGGGCCCTGGAGCCGGCGAACAAGTCGTCGTGCACGCAGTGTGGAGCGAACAACAACAATGTCGGTGTGGAGGTGACGACGTCGGACACGGACAATTTCGGCGAGACATTCAGCGGGTCTCTGGAAGACCTGGTGCACACGTTTGACGACAAAATCACCAGATGCTTTTGCGATTACGAGGAATCCGTGGAGAAATTAGCGCCGGTTCAGATCAGGACTCAGGAAGAAATAATGAACGAATGCCA AATGTGGTGGACAATCACAGGAAATTTTGGCAATATTCTTCCTATTGATTGGTCCAAGTCATATGCACGCAAAGTTCAACTGCCAGTACTCAATTTGAATAACAACATTCag GATGAATCTTCAGATGACCTTAGCAGTGAAGATGAAGCTGTTTCAAACGACTTAGATTTGCATACTTTGATATTGTCAGGCCCCAGTGCAGACATTGAACCTCCAACTGCCGATGAAGTGATAAGAgaaattgatgatattatggAA GAGGGTACTTCAAATGAGTGTACTCCGGACTCTGAACATCCTAAGGAAGTTCATTCACCGTTGCTAGAAGAAA aattaaaaacattgaatGTATCTCAACTCAATGAAGTTTATATGGAGCTAGAGTTGCTGATCAGAGACTATTCTGAAACATTAATTACAGAACTGGCCTTAAGAGATGAATTGGAGTttgaaaaagaattaaaaaactcatttatatcattgttattGGCCGTTCAAAATCGAAGGAGACAATATCATGTTGAGAAAAAACGGAACTCGAGAGCaggaaatacaaataaaaacgtaaCAAATGAGCCTAAA tatttaaccACTGTCATACCATACCATTTGGATAGTGGACCTTTAAGTAATCAGGCACTCCAAGTTCTCATTAAAA tattaaaagcAATAAACGAAGACAGTCCTACAGTACCAACATTACTAACAGACTACATTCttaaag tattgtgTCCTACATAA